Proteins found in one Miscanthus floridulus cultivar M001 chromosome 4, ASM1932011v1, whole genome shotgun sequence genomic segment:
- the LOC136551255 gene encoding putative disease resistance RPP13-like protein 1: MADKAKKPVTHALRDALLHFAIKSKKLASPLLEPFGRASQPATVDDDELTALKSKLRRICATLRDAESLSITDRSVQLWLAELGDLEHRAEDVVEELEYESRRSAQLEELKQDLLYAATTGKRRREVALLFAPAPARRLRRKIDGIWARYEEIASDRKKLRLRPGDGAPRPAASPLVPSSALPRTERLHGRQRDIERVAALVRGEPDGGRTYAVVPIVGMAGVGKTALMQHVCGMEAVKSCFELTRWIWVSQEFDVVSVTRKIVEAVTRSRPECGELSTLHELIVEHLAGKRCLIVLDDVWDDNPSHWNSLTAPLSRCAPGSAVVVTTRSNKVARMVSTKVYHLKCLSDEDCWRVCQRRALTNSDANVDQELVAIGEKIAKKCQGLPLAAEAAGSALGASTSWKHWDEVLNNDLWADNEVKNLVLPVLKVSYDHLSMPLKRSFAFCSLFPKGFVFDKDLLVQLWTAQGFVDAEGDCSREAIAYGYFNDLVSRCFFQPSPSHAISEGKFVMHDLYQELAQFVSGNECRMIQLPNSMKIDESPRHLSFVDEESHSVEEINLNSFCGHRDLRTFLFIARTEQNHEEMAFRTKIPSELITDFECLRALDLSNSNIMELPKSIASLIHLRFLGLDNTAIQKLPESICALFHLQTIKLNHCSSLTQLPQGIKLLLNLRCLEIPHTDIKMPSGIGELTRLQRLPFFAIGNEPAGCSIADLNELVNLEGHLHITGLNNLDVAQASTANLWNKLGIQKLTLEWSELANVNQSLCDPQGNAVSCMSDSQHQGISATGDQVLKCLKPHSNLEELSIKGYNGSFSSSWLGWLPLDRLASIELKDCDNCKEVPPLGCLPSLKHILIQSLPSVKLIGPEFFGNVGDTTSNSKSRICNVFPSLVSLKFRNMEAWETWLGVKSEHFPNLKYFSIARCSKLKLLPKFTSEPKLKIQYCDLLQMPLCQKYRNKVKHVPAQNEISYTCIAEGDILVLEASCSYGA, from the exons ATGGCTGACAAAGCAAAGAAACCTGTCACGCACGCGCTGCGAGATGCGCTGCTTCACTTTGCTATCAAATCCAAGAAGCTAGCGTCGCCGCTGCTGGAGCCATTTGGGCGCGCGTCCCAGCCGGCCACCGTCGACGACGACGAGCTGACGGCGCTCAAGTCCAAACTGCGGCGGATCTGCGCCACGCTCCGCGACGCCGAGAGCCTATCCATCACCGATCGCTCCGTCCAGCTGTGGTTGGCCGAGCTCGGCGACCTGGAGCACCGCGCCGAGGACGTGGTCGAGGAGCTGGAGTACGAGTCCCGCCGCTCGGCGCAGCTGGAGGAGCTCAAGCAAGACTTGCTCTACGCCGCCACCACGGGGAAGCGGCGCCGGGAGGTGGCGCTGCTgttcgcgcccgcgcccgcgaggCGGCTCCGCCGCAAGATTGACGGCATCTGGGCGAGGTACGAGGAGATCGCGTCGGACAGGAAGAAGCTCCGGCTGCGGCCCGGCGACGGCGCGCCCCGGCCCGCGGCGAGCCCGCTCGTGCCAAGCAGCGCGCTTCCCCGTACCGAGCGCCTCCACGGGCGGCAGCGCGACATCGAGAGGGTCGCCGCGCTGGTACGCGGGGAGCCGGACGGCGGGAGGACCTACGCTGTCGTGCCCATCGTCGGGATGGCCGGCGTCGGCAAGACGGCTCTGATGCAGCACGTCTGCGGCATGGAGGCCGTGAAGTCGTGCTTCGAACTGACACGCTGGATTTGGGTATCCCAGGAGTTTGACGTCGTCAGCGTGACCCGCAAGATCGTCGAGGCGGTCACCAGATCGCGCCCGGAGTGCGGCGAGCTGAGCACGCTTCATGAGCTCATAGTCGAGCACCTTGCCGGGAAGAGGTGCTTGATCGTTCTCGACGACGTGTGGGATGACAATCCCAGCCACTGGAACAGCCTGACGGCCCCGCTGAGCCGCTGCGCTCCGGGGAGCGCGGTTGTCGTGACGACGAGGAGCAACAAGGTTGCCAGGATGGTGAGCACCAAGGTGTATCATCTCAAATGCTTGTCAGATGAAGACTGCTGGCGTGTATGCCAGCGACGGGCACTGACGAATAGCGATGCCAACGTCGACCAAGAACTTGTAGCAATCGGTGagaagatcgcgaagaaatgtcAGGGCTTGCCATTGGCGGCAGAGGCAGCTGGTAGTGCCCTGGGTGCTTCAACCAGCTGGAAGCACTGGGATGAAGTCCTGAATAACGACTTGTGGGCTGACAATGAGGTGAAGAATCTGGTACTGCCGGTGCTGAAGGTGAGCTACGACCACCTGTCCATGCCGCTGAAGCGTAGCTTTGCGTTTTGTTCATTGTTTCCAAAGGGCTTCGTCTTCGACAAAGATCTGCTAGTCCAGCTGTGGACTGCGCAGGGTTTTGTGGATGCTGAAGGAGACTGCAGCCGTGAAGCTATCGCCTATGGCTACTTCAATGACTTGGTGTCAAGGTGCTTCTTCCAGCCTTCCCCATCTCATGCTATCAGCGAAGGGAAGTTTGTTATGCATGACCTGTATCAGGAGCTTGCTCAGTTTGTTTCAGGCAATGAATGTAGGATGATACAACTCCCTAATTCAATGAAAATAGATGAAAGCCCTCGGCATTTGTCCTTTGTCGACGAGGAGTCTCATTCTGTCGAAGAAATAAACTTGAACTCATTTTGTGGTCATCGTGATCTGCGAACCTTCCTGTTCATTGCAAGAACAGAACAAAACCACGAGGAGATGGCCTTCAGAACAAAGATTCCTTCCGAGCTGATCACAGATTTTGAATGCTTAAGGGCTTTAGATTTGAGCAACTCCAATATCATGGAGCTACCGAAATCCATTGCAAGTCTGATACACCTAAGGTTCCTTGGTCTGGACAACACCGCAATCCAGAAGTTGCCAGAGTCAATTTGTGCGCTTTTCCACTTGCAGACAATTAAGCTTAACCATTGTTCTTCCCTTACTCAGTTGCCTCAAGGCATCAAGCTCCTATTGAATTTAAGGTGCCTAGAGATTCCACATACAGACATAAAGATGCCTTCTGGGATTGGAGAGTTGACTAGGCTGCAGAGACTACCTTTTTTTGCCATTGGGAATGAGCCTGCTGGATGTAGCATAGCAGACCTGAACGAATTGGTAAACCTTGAAGGACATCTTCACATCACAGGTCTAAACAACCTGGATGTTGCACAAGCTTCCACCGCTAACCTTTGGAACAAGTTGGGGATTCAAAAGCTTACACTTGAATGGTCTGAACTTGCAAATGTTAACCAGTCCCTTTGTGATCCGCAAGGAAATGCAGTGAGCTGCATGTCAGACAGTCAGCACCAAGGAATCAGTGCTACAGGAGATCAGGTTTTAAAGTGCCTCAAGCCACATTCAAATCTCGAGGAGCTCAGCATCAAGGGTTATAACGGATCCTTTTCTTCGTCATGGTTAGGATGGCTGCCCTTGGACAGGTTAGCTTCTATTGAACTGAAAGACTGTGATAATTGCAAAGAAGTACCGCCCCTTGGTTGCCTACCATCACTGAAACACATTTTGATACAATCACTGCCAAGCGTGAAGCTAATTGGTCCAGAGTTCTTTGGCAATGTTGGAGATACCACTTCTAACAGTAAGAGCAGAATCTGCAATGTGTTTCCTTCACTGGTGTCACTAAAGTTCAGGAACATGGAAGCTTGGGAGACATGGCTCGGTGTCAAGAGTGAGCACTTCCCCAATCTTAAATATTTCAGCATCGCCAGATGCAGCAAACTGAAGCTGTTGCCCAAGTTCACTTCAGAACCAAAGCTGAAAATACAGTACTGTGACCTGCTGCAAATGCCTTTGTGTCAG AAATATCGGAATAAGGTGAAGCACGTACCAGCTCAAAATGAAATCTCATATACGTGCATTGCGGAAGGTGACATTTTAGTTCTTGAAGCTTCCTGTTCCTATGGTGCATAG
- the LOC136551256 gene encoding putative metallophosphoesterase At3g03305 — translation MASPRRGAAIPRATSSLRDLLLLVALLLLLSVCGPSPTHGGDLRRVVEVPGEPRSVVWAVQLSDLHLSAFHPERAADFRRHVGDALAMVYPALVLITGDLTDAKSKDLLSSRHEEFEWILYGQVIDDVANRSGLSKEIFYDLRGNHDSYGVPEVGGMFDFYKKHSINARLGRTGAVQSITLQNSGMKYLFVGFDSAMGVGLRSPTNIFGQPTDLLLSDLDAALSQWDNQSTSSLVTKIVFGHFPISFSALTTSGRSIRDVFLKHSLSAYLCGHLHTNFGRNLKRHHTSDQQRFSSKQYFQLDIHEGMSTTVSNVNCSARTTESVAEFWEWEMGDWRSARSMRILAIDSGYVSYTDMDFRFGSRDVIIVPTFPLDSRFMHRSSYPYDFACQAMSTTHVGTVRALVFSRYKIKSVTVKIYESHSGSFQLVLEQEMEKTRGKGARGAMYTVPWNWRDFLDELPDRYWLQIEVVDMTGEIYHSEPRPFSVSGLTAKVSWTWKEFRVMGCQWNQLYYPIMWTTLAFLFSLVLVPRTSLTFYENRFMSKFIRPKMTGRSLGGFSPVNFEYFAVELSKMYFIWSGMLFYLLYLVCFPWFTGYAVTENYNKMYLHYRGWSTRYLANTTALPYIGLPDVMVIVLPHLLFVVLPAFLLIAAIAAERALYLGHHVSQRTKKDDDHYKKAWHMKNVYIFYWLRKILILLCLPIVWKHWKHCRAIVRAYEVNPFMDAPIYCFGVPALLWLAIYRSSSVGVYQV, via the exons ATGGCCTCGCCGCGGCGGGGGGCGGCGATTCCACGAGCGACCTCTAGCCTGCGGGACCTCCTACTCCTAGTCGCGCTGCTGCTCTTGCTCTCAGTCTGCGGCCCCTCCCCCACCCACGGCGGAGACCTCCGGCGGGTGGTGGAGGTACCGGGCGAGCCGCGGTCGGTGGTGTGGGCGGTGCAGCTCTCGGACCTCCACCTCAGCGCTTTCCACCCGGAGCGTGCCGCCGACTTCCGCCGCCACGTGGGCGACGCGCTCGCCATGGTTTACCCCGCGCTCGTCCTCATCACCGGCGATCTCACCG atgcaaaaaGTAAAGATTTGTTGTCGTCAAGGCATGAGGAGTTTGAATGGATTCTGTATGGACAAGTTATTGATGATGTTGCTAATAGGAGTGGGCTGAGCAAGGAAATATTTTATGATTTACGAGGTAATCATGattcatatggtgttcctgagGTTGGTGGTATGTTTGATTTCTACAAAAAGCACAGCATTAATGCAAGATTAGGACGAACAGGGGCTGTCCAAAGTATAACATTACAG AATAGCGGCATGAAGTATTTATTTGTTGGATTTGACAGTGCAATGGGTGTTGGTCTCCGAAGCCCAACAAACATATTTGGCCAACCTACAGATCTGTTGCTTTCTGATTTAGATGCAGCACTTTCACAGTGGGATAATCAATCTACAAGTTCCCTAGTAACCAAGATCGTCTTTGGGCATTTCCCTATATCCTTTTCTGCATTGACAACTTCTGGAAGAAGTATTAGAGATGTTTTTCTGAAGCATTCACTCTCCGCTTACCTGTGTGGGCATCTTCATACCAACTTTGGAAGAAACTTGAAGCGACATCATACATCTGACCAGCAACGATTTTCTTCTAAACAGTACTTTCAGTTGGATATCCATGAGGGTATGTCAACAACTGTCAGTAATGTCAATTGTTCTGCAAGGACAACAGAGTCTGTAGCAGAATTCTGGGAATGGGAGATGGGTGATTGGAGAAGTGCCAGGAGCATGAGGATTCTTGCTATTGATTCTGGCTATGTCTCATATACAGATATGGATTTCAGATTTGGCTCTAGAGATGTGATTATAGTACCCACCTTTCCGTTGGATTCACGGTTTATGCATAGATCTTCGTATCCTTATGATTTTGCTTGCCAAGCCATGAGCACCACACATGTTGGGACAGTGAGAGCTCTTGTCTTTTCAAGATACAAGATTAAATCTGTAACTGTTAAAATATACGAATCACATTCTGGAAGTTTTCAACTGGTCCTAGAGCAAGAAATGGAAAAAACTAGGGGCAAGGGAGCTAGAGGAGCTATGTATACAGTCCCATGGAACTGGAGGGATTTTTTAGATGAGCTACCAGATCGATACTGGCTCCAGATAGAAGTAGTGGATATGACTGGGGAGATTTACCATAGTGAACCGAGACCATTTTCTGTTAGTGGTCTAACTGCAAAAGTTAGTTGGACGTGGAAAGAATTTAGAGTAATGGGTTGCCAATGGAATCAGCTGTACTACCCAATTATGTGGACTACCCTTGCATTTCTTTTTTCATTGGTTCTGGTTCCTCGCACTTCTCTCACGTTTTATGAGAACCGATTCATGTCAAAATTTATTAGACCAAAGATGACCGGAAGAAGTTTAGGAGGCTTTTCGCCTGTTAATTTTGAGTATTTTGCAGTTGAGCTTTCGAAGATGTATTTTATCTGGTCTGGAATGTTGttctatttgctatatttggtTTGCTTCCCATGGTTTACTGGCTATGCTGTCACGGAGAACTACAATAAGATGTATTTGCATTACAGAGGCTGGAGCACTAGATATCTTGCCAACACCACTGCGTTGCCATATATTGGTTTGCCTGATGTGATGGTTATTGTTCTTCCTCATCTTCTGTTTGTGGTCTTGCCAGCGTTTCTTCTTATAGCAGCTATAGCAGCAGAAAGAGCACTGTATCTAGGTCATCATGTCTCCCAGAGAacaaagaaggatgatgatcactACAAAAAGGCATGGCACATGAAGAATGTTTACATATTTTATTGGTTGAGAAAGATTCTAATACTTCTATGCCTACCAATTGTCTGGAAACATTGGAAG CATTGTAGAGCTATTGTGAGGGCATATGAGGTCAACCCATTCATGGATGCACCCATCTACTGTTTTGGTGTTCCAGCACTTCTATGGTTGGCCATATACAGGAGTTCATCTGTAGGAGTTTACCAAGTTTGA